A single window of Syntrophus aciditrophicus SB DNA harbors:
- a CDS encoding ABC transporter ATP-binding protein, with product MLELRDLHFAVDRGEGSEGGGKRGIINGINFNFEKGKFYAITGPNGSGKTTLAKLIMGINPVTSGSIIFDGQDITDFSITDRAKAGIAYSFQQPARFKGITFRELLSLATGIEEEDKLVELLMRVGICPLDFLDKAVDAKLSGGEIKKIELATTIARNPKLAIYDEPDTGIDLWTIGPMVDLLKKEQKEYGTTTIVVSHNKVFLDAADEILIINGGQFVFRGTLDEALPLLNDLSICNFKPCCEGEEHNVRCFR from the coding sequence ATGCTGGAACTCAGAGATCTGCACTTTGCGGTGGACCGCGGCGAGGGCTCCGAAGGCGGAGGAAAGCGCGGGATCATCAACGGTATCAATTTTAATTTCGAAAAGGGGAAATTCTATGCCATCACCGGTCCCAACGGTAGCGGCAAAACGACCCTGGCAAAACTGATCATGGGCATCAATCCGGTCACGTCCGGATCGATTATCTTTGACGGTCAGGATATTACGGATTTTTCCATCACGGATCGGGCCAAGGCCGGCATCGCTTACAGCTTCCAGCAGCCGGCCCGTTTCAAGGGGATCACCTTCCGGGAACTGCTGAGCCTGGCCACAGGCATCGAGGAGGAGGACAAGCTGGTCGAACTGCTCATGCGCGTGGGGATCTGCCCCCTCGACTTCCTGGACAAGGCGGTGGACGCGAAACTCTCCGGCGGCGAAATCAAGAAGATCGAACTGGCCACCACCATCGCCCGCAATCCCAAGCTGGCTATCTACGACGAACCCGACACGGGGATCGACCTGTGGACCATCGGCCCCATGGTGGACCTTCTTAAAAAAGAGCAGAAAGAATACGGCACGACGACGATCGTGGTCAGCCATAACAAGGTCTTTCTGGATGCGGCCGACGAGATCCTGATCATCAATGGCGGGCAGTTTGTTTTCCGCGGCACCCTGGACGAAGCACTGCCCCTGCTCAACGATCTGAGTATCTGTAATTTCAAACCCTGCTGCGAAGGAGAGGAACACAATGTTAGATGCTTTAGATAA
- a CDS encoding SufB/SufD family protein, with protein MLDALDKDLLKAVADLEDIPKGAYNIRKNGKLLTRATTANIDIESNADGTGIVVTIAPGTKDESVHIPVILSQAGLYDVVYNNFIIGDGADVTIVAGCGIHCGTASPEGHAGIHEFRVGKGAKVKYVEKHYATGAGSGRRTLNPTTKVFLAEGAQAEMELTQIGGVDEANRVNEATLEANSLLMIMERVLTEKEQSAVSKNEIRLAGDNSRANMISRSVIKGNSNQNFYATIEALAKCFGHIECDAIIMDNGTNETIPSLKAKHSDAELTHEASIGKIASDQLMKLMSLGLSYDDAVNRIIQGFLK; from the coding sequence ATGTTAGATGCTTTAGATAAGGACCTGCTCAAGGCTGTCGCCGACCTGGAAGACATTCCCAAGGGGGCCTACAATATAAGAAAGAACGGGAAACTGCTGACACGGGCAACCACCGCCAATATCGATATCGAAAGCAACGCCGACGGCACGGGGATCGTGGTGACCATCGCGCCGGGGACGAAAGACGAATCGGTGCATATCCCCGTGATTCTCAGCCAGGCAGGCCTCTACGATGTGGTTTACAACAACTTCATCATCGGCGATGGGGCGGACGTGACCATCGTGGCGGGCTGCGGCATCCACTGCGGGACGGCCAGCCCGGAAGGGCACGCGGGCATCCATGAATTCCGCGTCGGCAAAGGGGCAAAGGTGAAATACGTGGAGAAGCATTACGCCACGGGTGCTGGATCGGGCAGGCGGACGCTCAATCCCACGACGAAGGTTTTTCTTGCGGAAGGGGCGCAGGCGGAAATGGAACTGACCCAGATCGGCGGCGTGGATGAGGCCAATCGCGTCAATGAAGCGACCCTGGAGGCGAACAGCCTGCTGATGATCATGGAGCGCGTCCTGACGGAGAAGGAGCAGTCGGCCGTATCGAAAAATGAAATCAGGCTGGCGGGCGACAACAGCCGGGCCAACATGATTTCCCGTTCCGTCATCAAGGGAAACTCCAATCAGAATTTCTACGCAACCATCGAGGCCCTGGCGAAATGCTTCGGTCACATCGAATGCGACGCCATCATCATGGACAACGGAACCAACGAGACCATCCCCTCTCTGAAGGCCAAACACTCTGACGCCGAACTCACCCACGAGGCTTCCATCGGCAAGATCGCCAGCGACCAGCTCATGAAGCTCATGAGCCTCGGCCTTTCCTACGACGACGCCGTCAACCGCATCATCCAGGGCTTCCTGAAGTAG
- the rfbB gene encoding dTDP-glucose 4,6-dehydratase: MKIENLMVTGGCGFIGSNFIRYLLEEANFAGRIVNVDKLTYAGNPENLAGLAEKFGERYCFEKADICDADRMKAIFAEYEIDAVCHFAAESHVDRSIRRPESFIQTNIVGTFNLLELARARGDRFQIFHHVSTDEVYGSLGPEGYFTEETPYRPNSPYSASKASSDHLVRAYHVTYGLPITLSNCSNNYGPYQFPEKLIPLIVINALEGKTLPVYGDGKNVRDWLYVRDHCEAIWTIMNSGRRGETYNVGGQSEMENIAIVRLICDILDEVRPAGDGKSRQELITFVADRPGHDHRYAIDFTKLNAELKWSPRESFTTGLRRTINWYLDNPGWIDRIRSGAYAAWIDEQYGDSSVSQTAAVEK, encoded by the coding sequence ATGAAAATAGAGAATCTGATGGTGACAGGGGGCTGCGGGTTTATCGGCAGCAACTTTATTCGATATCTGCTGGAAGAGGCGAATTTTGCGGGGCGGATTGTCAATGTGGACAAGTTGACGTACGCGGGCAATCCGGAAAATCTGGCGGGGCTGGCAGAAAAATTCGGGGAGCGATACTGCTTTGAAAAGGCGGATATCTGCGATGCCGACCGGATGAAGGCAATTTTTGCGGAATACGAAATCGACGCCGTCTGCCATTTTGCCGCCGAGTCTCATGTGGACCGGTCGATCCGCAGGCCGGAGAGCTTCATCCAGACCAACATCGTGGGGACATTCAATCTGCTCGAACTGGCCAGGGCGCGGGGGGATCGCTTCCAGATTTTCCATCACGTCAGCACGGACGAGGTTTATGGCAGCCTGGGGCCGGAAGGCTACTTCACGGAGGAGACTCCGTATCGGCCTAACAGTCCCTATTCCGCTTCCAAGGCGTCGTCGGATCACTTGGTACGGGCCTATCACGTGACTTATGGCCTTCCCATTACCCTTTCCAACTGCTCCAACAATTACGGACCCTATCAGTTTCCCGAGAAGCTCATCCCCCTGATCGTCATCAACGCCCTGGAAGGCAAGACCCTCCCGGTTTACGGCGACGGGAAGAACGTCCGGGACTGGCTGTATGTCCGCGATCATTGCGAGGCGATCTGGACGATCATGAATTCCGGCCGCCGGGGGGAAACCTACAACGTGGGCGGCCAGTCTGAGATGGAGAACATCGCCATTGTCCGGCTGATCTGTGATATCCTCGATGAAGTGCGTCCGGCGGGTGATGGGAAATCCCGGCAGGAGCTGATCACCTTCGTGGCGGACCGTCCCGGGCATGATCACCGCTACGCCATCGATTTTACGAAACTGAATGCGGAATTGAAGTGGAGTCCCCGGGAGTCCTTTACCACGGGGTTGAGACGGACGATCAACTGGTATCTCGACAATCCCGGATGGATCGACCGGATACGCAGCGGGGCATATGCCGCATGGATCGATGAACAATACGGGGATTCATCCGTCAGTCAGACAGCAGCCGTGGAAAAATAG